In one window of Polaromonas naphthalenivorans CJ2 DNA:
- the xdhA gene encoding xanthine dehydrogenase small subunit has product MTTHPIVVQPAARTLRFIRRGEVVNLGNVPPGRTVLELLREDLGCTGTKEGCGEGDCGACTVVLGQIEDGALRFRAINSCIRLAHSIDGMALWTVEDIAEQDGTLHPAQQAMVQCHASQCGFCTPGFVMSLFGMYQNYVAPTLGPAALNATSQPITRALAQEELSGNLCRCTGYRPILDAAQIMGSLPPVAIDHDTLLSKLELLAQAGYAQEVDSAYKLPYTLADLLKDRAAHPTAQLVAGCTDVGLWVTKQHRQFGEILDLTQVEELRHIEDQPDHLLIGAAVTLADAFGALIKDRPQLHNFASRFAGLPVRNSGTLGGNIANGSPIGDSMPLLIALNARIVLMSEHGQREMALEALYTGYRQTVMAADEVLAFIRVPKATPEETLKVYKISKRYDDDISAVCLAIKLHIDQGVVARASIGAGGVAATPARAVQTEAFLTGQPWTLDTVRQAMNVLRAEFSPISDMRASSAYRTEVLGKLLERYWLESQGMQQINLASFMLEETP; this is encoded by the coding sequence ATGACCACCCACCCCATTGTTGTTCAGCCCGCCGCCAGGACTCTCCGCTTCATCCGCAGGGGCGAAGTGGTGAATCTGGGCAATGTACCACCCGGGCGCACCGTTTTGGAGCTGCTGCGCGAAGACCTCGGCTGCACCGGCACCAAGGAAGGCTGCGGCGAAGGCGACTGCGGCGCCTGCACCGTCGTGCTCGGCCAGATCGAGGACGGCGCCCTGCGTTTTCGCGCCATCAACAGCTGCATCCGGCTGGCGCATTCGATTGACGGCATGGCGCTGTGGACGGTCGAGGACATTGCCGAGCAGGACGGCACCCTGCATCCGGCGCAGCAAGCCATGGTGCAGTGCCACGCCTCGCAATGCGGCTTTTGCACGCCCGGCTTCGTCATGAGCCTGTTCGGCATGTATCAGAACTATGTGGCCCCCACGCTCGGCCCGGCGGCGTTGAATGCCACGTCCCAGCCCATCACGCGGGCGCTGGCGCAAGAGGAACTCTCGGGCAACCTGTGCCGCTGCACCGGCTACCGGCCGATTCTGGACGCCGCGCAAATCATGGGCAGCCTGCCGCCCGTGGCAATCGACCACGACACCTTGCTATCAAAACTGGAGCTGCTCGCGCAAGCTGGCTATGCGCAAGAGGTCGATTCGGCTTATAAATTGCCGTACACGCTGGCCGATCTGCTCAAGGACCGCGCCGCCCACCCGACAGCGCAGCTCGTGGCCGGCTGCACCGATGTGGGCCTGTGGGTGACCAAGCAGCACCGCCAGTTCGGCGAAATCCTCGACCTTACCCAGGTGGAGGAGCTGCGCCACATTGAAGACCAGCCCGACCACCTGTTGATAGGCGCGGCGGTGACGCTGGCCGATGCCTTTGGCGCGCTGATCAAGGACCGGCCGCAGCTGCACAACTTCGCCAGCCGCTTTGCCGGGCTGCCAGTGCGCAACTCCGGCACGCTGGGCGGCAACATCGCCAACGGCTCGCCGATTGGCGACTCGATGCCGCTGCTGATCGCGCTGAATGCCCGGATCGTACTGATGAGCGAGCATGGCCAGCGCGAGATGGCGCTCGAAGCGCTCTACACCGGCTACCGGCAAACCGTGATGGCGGCCGATGAAGTGCTGGCCTTTATCCGGGTGCCCAAAGCCACGCCAGAGGAGACGCTGAAGGTTTACAAAATCTCAAAGCGCTACGACGACGACATTTCCGCCGTCTGCCTGGCCATCAAGCTGCACATTGACCAAGGCGTCGTGGCCCGTGCGTCCATCGGCGCGGGCGGCGTGGCGGCAACGCCGGCCAGAGCCGTCCAGACTGAAGCCTTCCTGACCGGCCAGCCGTGGACGCTGGACACCGTGCGGCAGGCCATGAATGTGCTGCGCGCCGAGTTTTCGCCGATTTCCGACATGCGCGCCTCCAGCGCCTACCGCACCGAAGTGCTGGGCAAGCTGCTTGAGCGCTACTGGCTGGAGAGCCAGGGAATGCAGCAGATCAACCTGGCCTCTTTCATGCTGGAAGAAACGCCATGA